From the genome of Argentina anserina chromosome 4, drPotAnse1.1, whole genome shotgun sequence, one region includes:
- the LOC126790884 gene encoding uncharacterized protein LOC126790884, with protein sequence MGAEKEGVRNGAGHVGGFFQLFDWSSKSRKKLFSSKSDLQERSKQGKKGYAIFPVTRNHPVDEDETGVTTSIKGGSDYSCASSVTDEEGYGSKAPSVVARLMGLDSLPTANVLEPYPTPFFDTQSFQDAPYHRKNVDYYQDHQLIFSGNLLMEASTTNHVGSNAQKVYSRPIEKFQTEMLPPRSAKSIPITHHKLLSPIKNPGFVPTKTAAHIMEAAARMIEPVPQATIKAKMPLVGSSSAPLRVQALKEKAEASRKVTLVGSSSETFKILDIKEKVDGAYKSVRAPEFSRKPVDSNAAKYLKGQSLNKSWNGSVDMSFRALSDTEEDTSKSKGKSISLAIQAKVNVQKRGQNSSRNRSLVVQREQNEASSSQPFRSQPNVQKNLHRKPSTHNASGALKQNNQKQNRLMDKDRLPSKSLASSSQDRKVLSEYTSGHHKSSVRSKGNSKVGSRKLGLDPTDSAKEVSCPSTTSYTRKKRTIDGNFHFNKDRVVDDTSSDKNQKPIQSNLVTDRQHGWSEDCKKKGGMDVVSFTFTAPLTRSFPGTEIPFQITPKNNSICMDHRGKRLLLDTDSMKLSSLGYNVIGGESGDALSILLEQKLKELSYGTESTSCSSIKVGSSSTASIDEVDSNFNAARALKRINDERNQHLLVTDKLVGQYDSEFSSTDPAAFRSEHRFPGVDKVDSYSSSHIESGRMLSCRHPSPVSILEPSFSYESYDSSVSSDSNSTEASMLCSSIRAQEVNGLSSSKKFHSIEADTELSDSASSTSTGTVPRHHAATVYMPNPWRSDELESGYIKETLCNVEFMFQDLVLGRSDKIMSPHLFNLLESRRGQFEKDGSKSRLRRKELFDCTSELLEFRCRRYVGGGYKAWVKGAAMVRRKDILTEEFYKEFSDLTSMRNCMVDELVDKDMSSQYGRWLEFETDEFALGVEIERQILKSLVDEVIADILKL encoded by the exons ATGGGAGCTGAAAAAGAAGGGGTAAGAAATGGAGCAGGACATGTGGGTGGTTTCTTTCAGCTGTTTGACTGGTCTTCGAAATCTCGAAAGAAATTATTCTCTAGCAAATCAGATTTACAAG AACGTTCAAAGCAAGGAAAGAAAGGCTATGCGATCTTTCCAGTGACGCGGAATCATCCG GTTGATGAGGATGAAACTGGGGTAACTACGAGTATCAAAGGTGGCAGTGACTATAGTTGTGCTTCATCAGTTACAGATGAAGAAGGATATGGATCTAAAGCCCCTAGTGTAGTTGCCAGGCTCATGGGATTGGATTCTTTACCCACAGCCAATGTTTTGGAACCCTATCCTACCCCATTTTTCGACACCCAGTCTTTCCAAGATGCTCCTTACCACAGGAAAAACGTTGATTATTATCAAGATCATCAGCTAATATTTTCTGGAAACCTTTTAATGGAGGCCTCTACTACGAATCATGTGGGGTCAAATGCCCAGAAGGTGTATAGCAGACCAATCGAGAAGTTCCAAACTGAAATGTTGCCTCCTAGATCAGCCAAGTCTATTCCAATTACACACCATAAGCTTTTGTCTCCCATTAAGAATCCTGGCTTTGTTCCCACTAAGACTGCTGCACACATTATGGAAGCTGCTGCAAGAATGATTGAGCCTGTGCCACAAGCTACCATCAAGGCTAAAATGCCTCTAGTAGGGTCTTCTTCTGCACCTTTGAGGGTTCAGGCTCTCAAGGAAAAGGCAGAGGCTTCCCGAAAGGTGACATTGGTTGGGTCATCTTCAGAAACCTTCAAAATCCTAGATATAAAGGAAAAAGTGGACGGTGCTTACAAGTCAGTTAGGGCTCCAGAATTCTCTCGCAAGCCAGTTGATTCAAATGCTGCTAAGTACCTTAAGGGCCAGTCTTTGAACAAGAGCTGGAATGGATCTGTAGATATGTCCTTCAGAGCTTTGTCTGATACAGAAGAAGACACTTCAAAGAGTAAAGGAAAGTCGATTTCTCTTGCAATACAAGCAAAAGTCAATGTTCAGAAAAGAGGTCAGAATTCAAGTAGAAATAGAAGCTTGGTGGTGCAGAGAGAACAGAATGAGGCCAGCTCAAGCCAGCCCTTCAGGAGCCAACCAAATGTTCAGAAGAACTTGCATAGGAAACCTTCTACACATAATGCCTCTGGTGCTCTTAAGCAGAATAATCAGAAACAAAATCGTCTGATGGATAAAGATAGGTTACCTTCGAAATCTTTAGCTTCCAGCTCGCAGGACAGAAAAGTGCTTTCGGAATATACTTCTGGGCATCACAAAAGTTCAGTTCGAAGTAAGGGAAACTCCAAAGTTGGATCAAGGAAGTTGGGTTTAGATCCAACAGATAGTGCAAAAGAAGTTTCCTGCCCAAGTACAACAAGTTACACTCGGAAGAAGCGGACAATAGATGGGAACTTCCATTTTAATAAAGATCGTGTTGTTGATGATACATCGAGTGATAAAAATCAGAAGCCAATTCAATCTAATTTAGTTACTGACAGACAACATGGTTGGTCTGAAGATTGCAAAAAGAAAGGTGGCATGGATGTTGTTTCATTTACATTCACAGCCCCTCTTACACGATCATTTCCGGGGACTGAAATCCCGTTTCAGATCACACCGAAGAACAACAGTATATGCATGGATCACCGGGGTAAAAGATTGTTACTCGACACTGATAGTATGAAGCTATCATCATTGGGTTACAATGTGATAGgaggtgaatcaggtgatgctttgagtatccttttgGAACAAAAGTTGAAAGAATTGTCTTATGGAACTGAATCTACCAGTTGCAGCTCCATAAAAGTTGGATCAAGTTCAACTGCTTCTATAGATGAAGTGGATTCCAATTTTAATGCAGCTAGGGCCTTGAAAAGAATAAACGATGAGAGAAACCAACATCTGCTTGTCACAGACAAATTAGTCGGCCAGTATGACTCTGAATTTTCCTCCACTGACCCGGCTGCTTTCAGATCTGAGCACAGGTTTCCG GGGGTTGATAAGGTGGACAGCTATAGCAGCAGCCATATTGAATCTGGACGGATGCTTAGTTGCCGACATCCTAGTCCAGTATCAATTTTGGAACCCTCCTTTTCATATGAAAGTTATGACTCTTCAGTTAGCAGTGATAGTAATAGCACAGAAG CAAGCATGTTATGTTCTTCCATTCGAGCTCAAGAAGTTAATGGCTTAAGTTCTTCAAAGAAGTTCCATTCCATAGAAGCTGATACCGAGTTATCAGATTCTGCTTCTTCCACCTCCACTGGAACTGTGCCTAGGCACCATGCAGCTACTGTATACATGCCAAATCCTTGGAGATCAGATGAGTTGGAATCGGGGTACATAAAGGAGACACTATGTAATGTGGAATTCATGTTTCAAGACTTGGTATTGGGTCGATCCGACAAAATCATGAGCCCTCATCTGTTCAATCTGTTGGAGAGTCGAAGAGGACAATTTGAAAAAGATGGTAGCAAGTCCAGGCTAAGGCGGAAGGAACTATTTGATTGCACAAGTGAACTCTTGGAGTTTCGATGTAGGCGTTATGTGGGTGGGGGATACAAAGCATGGGTAAAAGGAGCAGCAATGGTGAGAAGAAAGGACATCTTAACAGAAGAATTTTACAAAGAATTCTCAGATTTAACAAGCATGAGGAACTGTATGGTGGACGAGCTAGTGGACAAGGACATGAGCAGCCAGTATGGAAGATGGCTCGAATTTGAAACTGATGAATTTGCACTTGGAGTTGAGATCGAGCGTCAAATATTGAAGTCTTTGGTTGATGAAGTGATTGCTGATATCCTGAAACTATAA